The Rickettsia helvetica genome has a segment encoding these proteins:
- a CDS encoding sugar phosphate nucleotidyltransferase gives MTYNDANYQIIILAAGKGTRMESDLPKVMHKVGGVPMLETVLKNSLNITNDVIIVYSEELKKHLTPYENMCRFVLQEEPKGTAHATYAAIDLIDKNKTILVLYGDHPLITPKLMYELIDYLSLTNSALVTLSFERANPAQYGRIATDKNGEFLEIIEHKNASEEEKNIKLCNSGIMAFSRGILNKYLPLFATNTNGNKEVYLTEIVKICKNHGEKVSYLLSTDHDLIVGVNTKNELEETNNIFSKNKS, from the coding sequence ATGACTTATAACGATGCAAATTATCAAATAATTATTTTAGCAGCCGGTAAAGGCACTAGAATGGAGTCCGATTTACCGAAAGTAATGCATAAAGTCGGCGGAGTTCCAATGCTTGAAACGGTATTAAAGAATTCGCTTAACATCACAAATGATGTAATTATAGTTTATTCAGAAGAACTTAAAAAACATTTAACGCCCTATGAAAATATGTGTCGTTTTGTACTGCAAGAAGAACCTAAAGGCACAGCTCATGCTACTTATGCAGCAATAGATTTAATTGATAAAAATAAAACAATATTAGTTTTATACGGTGATCATCCTCTTATTACTCCAAAACTTATGTATGAATTAATAGATTATTTAAGCCTTACTAATTCTGCATTAGTGACTTTAAGCTTTGAGAGAGCAAATCCGGCTCAATATGGAAGAATAGCTACTGATAAAAATGGCGAATTTTTAGAGATAATCGAACATAAAAACGCAAGCGAAGAAGAGAAAAACATAAAACTTTGTAATTCAGGTATTATGGCTTTCAGTAGAGGAATTTTAAATAAATACTTACCTTTATTTGCTACTAATACTAACGGTAATAAGGAAGTTTATTTAACTGAAATAGTAAAAATATGTAAAAATCACGGTGAAAAAGTTTCATATTTATTATCTACTGATCATGATTTAATTGTTGGTGTTAATACTAAAAATGAGCTAGAAGAAACTAATAATATTTTTTCTAAGAACAAGTCTTAG